cagtcacctttcacataggctaaatcaaacatattaaaaaacACCAGCACGTCAAAGTTTGGAAtcgatcagatttacaaacattctaaatcataaacgtctcaaagacatctgctgaacatcttacaaagatcagatttacaaacattcttaatcataaacgtctcaaagacatctgctgaacatcttacaaagatcagatttacaaacattctaaatcatgaacgtctcaaagacatctgctgaacatcttacaaagatcagatttacaaacattcttaatcataaacatctcaaagacatctgctgaacatcttacaaagatcagatttacaaacattctaaatcagaaacgtctcaaagacatctgctgaacatcttacaaagatcagatttacaaacattctaaatcagaaacgtctcaaagacatctgctgaacatcttacaaagatcagatttacaaacattctaaatcataaacgtctcaaagacatctgctgaacatcttacaaagatcagatttacaaacattcttaatcataaacgtctcaaagacatctgctgaacatcttacaaagatcagatttacaaacattcttaatcataaacgtctcaaagacatctgctgaacatcttacaaagatcagatttacaaacattctaaatcataaacgtctcaaagacatctgctgaacatcttacaaagatcagatttacaaacattataaatcaCAAACGTCTcagagacatctgctgaacatcttacaaagatctgatttacaaacattataaatcaCAAACGTCTcagagacatctgctgaacatcttacaaagatcagatttacaaacattataaatcaCAAACGTCTcagagacatctgctgaacatcttacaaagatcagatttacaaacattctaaatcacaaacgtctcagagacatctgctgaacatcttacaaagatcagatttacaaacattataaatcaCAAACGTCTcagagacatctgctgaacatcttacaaagatcagattcacaaacattcttaatcataaacgtctcaaagacatctgctgaacatcttacaaagatcagatttacaaacattctaaatcataaacgtctcaaagacatctgctgaacatcttacaaagatcagatttacaaccATTCtgaatcataaacgtctcaaagacatctgctgaacatcttacaaagatcagatttacaaacattcttaatcataaacgtctcaaagacatctgctgaacatcttacaaagatcagatttacaaacattctaaatcataaacgcctcaaagacatctgctgaacgtcttacaaagatcagatttacaaacattctaaatcatacacatctcaaagacatctgctgaacatcttacaaagatcagatttacaaacattataaatcataaacgcctcaaagacatctgctgaacatcttacaaagatcagatttacaaatattataaatcataaacgtctcagaGACATccgctgaacatcttacaaagatcagatttacattcttaatcataaacgtctcaaagacatctgctgaacgtcttacaaagatcagatttacaaacattcttaatcataaacgtctcaaagacatctgctgaacatcttacaaacattctaaatctgGGTTTGAACCAGTGAAGATCATAATAGTTGAATTTGTAGAAAAAAACCTTCAGTTGTTGCCAGTCTCGTGAGATTTATTAGATAAAGTCTGTGTTTACAGTTAGTACTGGCACTATAATATTGGTTAAATCTCTTGACGTAGAAACCATTTCTGGTTGTTCTTTATTCCAGGTGTGTTTGGTGATGGTATAGATGAAATCAAGTCTGTGTTGGTGATtgagggagattctgtcactctacacactgATGTTAGTGAAATGCAAAGATTTGATCTGATAGTCTGGACATTTGGACCTGAAAATATTCGAATTGCTCAACTTAGAGTATCTCAGATCAGCTCTATATATGATGTTGATGATGGGAGATTCAGAAACAGACTACTATTGAACAACAAGACTGGAGATCTCACCATCACAAACATCAGAATCAAACACTCTGGACTTTATGTACTACAGACGTTTGGTGGAATTGATGTCCTACCCAAGAAATTCAGTATTAATGTTTTTGGTAAGTAGTTTTTCAATGTGATAATTGGATTAATAATTAGAGCTTGTCAATCATGTATTTTGCTTTTGGTTTGATTTCATTGCATATCAGTTCTTATCCATTTTTGTCCTTTACTCCTATATTATTAAATTACTATGGACATAtaagttgcttccaatggcaggctagtgacttgcatgacagctctgctgccattgatgtatgaatgtgtgtatgaatgggtgaatgagtcacagcgtaaagcgctttgaataccgttaaggttaaaaaggtgctatttaagtgcagaccatatttaaaaccagtctactcatgtaaaaatgtattcttttggTGGAAGATCTCCTCATGAATCTATTGCTTTTATTCAACACATTGTATGCAACAAATTTTGGGCTTGGTGTGAATGGCCGGTAAATCTCACTTTAACTGATTCTGCCAGCAAAACACATATGTGCAATGTAGCCTAGTCACAAGTTACTTGTTTCTGGAAACTTTCCTAAACCACACCCAAGTGTGAGCTCTTTCCCTTCATATTTCCCATTCTCTTTGAAATCAGATAATCTAAGTTACACACATAGTCAGTTACAAGGGGTAATATGACACTTGAGTCAAATCCCAGTACATATCATTTGTGGTGAGCTAGTCAGGATGCCAGACATAGTCAAAATTGTCAATTGgcattttgtttgtttactaCTATCTTAATCAGTATTTAATTTTCTTTGGTAGTGATCGGCAATAAAGAGTGTGGATATTTTATTGCAGTACAGCGTGAACACATTTTTTGCtttggtgattctcacaaaacctgtcaagaaaatgtcctgtacCTTCAAGAAAgtcaaaagaaacaaagaagaaatcatattttgcatatagaaaatgaagccccTTATCGCtgcacatttcgcggccgacccactggcccgctcggttctcccgatggccggtCGGTCCCTGATCGGTACACTgggaaaattcccggtatgccagattaccagtccagccctgcgaaTGTGCATTTCATTGtgacaaaatatacaataatggGAATTGCACATATTTGTGCAATATAATAATATCAATGTATTAACACCCAACCCCTTCTTTTCTCACTATATGTGGTAAGCCGTCACATTAGGAACCTGCCTATTATAggctttacattttaaaatgtatgcagtTGATTCGAGACATTGTTTAATCCAACTGAAATTGTAGTTACTAATTTATAATAACATGTGAatgtgttaataaagcattattttatgttttcagCTCATCTGCCGGTTCCAgtgatcatcagagactcttctcaatgttcttcaagctctaaatgtgtgttggtgtgttcagtggtgaatgtgacacaggcgactctctcctggtacaaaggaaacagtttattgtcctccatcagtgtgtctgatctcaacagtctctctctacctctggaggtggaatatcaggagaacaacatctacagctgtgtgatcaacaatcccatcagaaaccagactaaacatctcaacattaATGAAGTCTGTCAGACATGTCCAGGTATTAGCTATTTAATAATTTGTTCTGCTTCCCTctagaaataataatttttttagtgaactatacctttaacattcatatgaatgatataaacatgAAGTGATGCAGATCATGTGACGTACATCTTAGGGCAGTAAATACagatactccactaaaataacaatgAGCATTTAACTAAAAAAAAGGACAGTTATAAACAGAGCCACAAATACTTTATTTCCAGTCATCAGGTTTCCAaaaattatgttggcttgacaaatccCCAAAACAAGACTAACATTTCTAACACCAACTCGTCCTAGAGCATTCAAGCTACGTCTACCAAAGTCAAAACAGatattcagactgttctgacacGCAAAATTGAACAAACCCAAAAAAGACCATTAGTTACActctctgtctatatatctatagtATCTGACTATCCATGTAACCGTCTCTCTGACTATAAATCTATCTGGCTGTTTATCTTTCTGTAATGTCTGTATATCCATCAAACTTCAACATTATAGTTTAAACTTTCAGtcaagtttgtcttgacaaatttAACCTgtctgtctagttacaatattaatgtattttaaatgtttgattaCTGTCGTTGGTCAAATTTAGTCAGAAGAGCCTGT
This region of Xyrauchen texanus isolate HMW12.3.18 chromosome 48, RBS_HiC_50CHRs, whole genome shotgun sequence genomic DNA includes:
- the LOC127639895 gene encoding uncharacterized protein LOC127639895 isoform X2 is translated as MKISFLFFCLSLSDGVFGDGIDEIKSVLVIEGDSVTLHTDVSEMQRFDLIVWTFGPENIRIAQLRVSQISSIYDVDDGRFRNRLLLNNKTGDLTITNIRIKHSGLYVLQTFGGIDVLPKKFSINVFAHLPVPVIIRDSSQCSSSSKCVLVCSVVNVTQATLSWYKGNSLLSSISVSDLNSLSLPLEVEYQENNIYSCVINNPIRNQTKHLNINEVCQTCPVDNSKKIKEPTVYIVLISTAATGIFVVLIFVTIFCISRKLKHQHGLNDDTQKSVKTVKAKEGESVTLNTGVTEINGFDLIQWKFGEMGTSITTPFTAIGRVKIRKNVTLNSLNEDKFSGRLQLDKETGYLTITNIKTTDSGLYKMKIKNNMSKISKTFFVEVSETQGNDIEGTNTPLMNEASV
- the LOC127639895 gene encoding uncharacterized protein LOC127639895 isoform X1; amino-acid sequence: MKISFLFFCLSLSDGVFGDGIDEIKSVLVIEGDSVTLHTDVSEMQRFDLIVWTFGPENIRIAQLRVSQISSIYDVDDGRFRNRLLLNNKTGDLTITNIRIKHSGLYVLQTFGGIDVLPKKFSINVFAHLPVPVIIRDSSQCSSSSKCVLVCSVVNVTQATLSWYKGNSLLSSISVSDLNSLSLPLEVEYQENNIYSCVINNPIRNQTKHLNINEVCQTCPVDNSKKIKEPTVYIVLISTAATGIFVVLIFVTIFCISRKLKHQHGLNDDTQKSVKTVKAKEGESVTLNTGVTEINGFDLIQWKFGEMGTSITTPFTAIGRVKIRKNVTLNSLNEDKFSGRLQLDKETGYLTITNIKTTDSGLYKMKIKNNMSKISKTFFVEVSESTETQGNDIEGTNTPLMNEASV